A single region of the Ascaphus truei isolate aAscTru1 chromosome 6, aAscTru1.hap1, whole genome shotgun sequence genome encodes:
- the HES2 gene encoding transcription factor HES-2, whose amino-acid sequence MSPNLAVSDSPQSYHPKSGHSKRSAEASELRKTLKPLMEKRRRARINESLNQLKTLILPLIGKDSSRYSKLEKADILEMTVRFLREIPPEQEQKSTESYREGYRACINHLSGILSKSGVMDGDTCNRLLDHLQRSPEQCCQDCTKSPGAKQNSPRIVLHLSPRRSEVRSSSLNQQPIQRPVPIPPSPNSFIWRPW is encoded by the exons ATGTCCCCCAACCTCGCAGTATCTGACTCTCCCCAGAGCTACCACCCCAAGTCCGGACACTCTAAGAGAAGCGCGGAGGCCAGCGAGCTGAGAAAG ACTTTAAAGCCCTTGATGGAGAAGCGCAGACGAGCTCGGATTAATGAGAGTCTGAACCAGCTGAAAACACTCATTTTACCTCTCATTGGGAAAGAT AGTTCCAGATATTCCAAACTAGAAAAAGCTGATATTCTCGAAATGACAGTGAGATTTTTAAGAGAGATCCCTCCAGAGCAAGAACAAA AATCCACAGAGAGTTACAGAGAGGGGTACAGAGCCTGCATCAACCATCTCAGTGGTATCCTCAGTAAAAGCGGTGTGATGGATGGAGACACCTGCAACCGGCTTCTTGACCATTTGCAGAGAAGCCCTGAACAGTGTTGCCAGGACTGTACTAAATCTCCGGGCGCCAAACAGAACAGCCCACGAATTGTGCTACATCTCAGCCCAAGAAGATCAGAGGTTCGCTCATCTTCTCTGAATCAGCAGCCTATCCAAAGACCTGTCCCTATTCCACCATCACCCAACAGCTTCATCTGGAGACCCTGGTGA